In the genome of Desulfovibrio sp. ZJ209, one region contains:
- a CDS encoding carboxymuconolactone decarboxylase family protein, which yields MENERYARGLALLKRIDGEGGEAVVRRLAGIAPDFARYLVEFPFGDIMGRPGLDLKSRELITVAALTALGNARPQLLVHLAAALRVGCTRAELIEVCMQMAVYAGFPAALNGLFAAREVFSAEES from the coding sequence ATGGAAAACGAACGCTATGCACGGGGCCTCGCCCTTTTGAAACGCATCGACGGCGAAGGCGGCGAAGCCGTCGTCCGGCGCCTCGCCGGCATCGCGCCGGACTTCGCGCGCTATCTCGTGGAATTCCCCTTCGGGGACATCATGGGCCGCCCCGGGCTCGACCTCAAAAGCCGGGAGCTCATCACCGTGGCGGCGCTCACGGCCCTCGGCAATGCGCGGCCGCAGCTCCTGGTGCATCTTGCGGCGGCGCTCCGCGTGGGCTGCACGCGCGCGGAGCTCATCGAGGTCTGCATGCAGATGGCCGTCTATGCGGGCTTCCCGGCGGCGCTCAACGGCCTCTTTGCGGCGCGGGAGGTCTTTTCGGCTGAGGAGTCCTGA
- a CDS encoding LysR family transcriptional regulator translates to MTAPDSPSQRPPLTPREFHWLWYFAVIAEERSLRRAAERLFLSEPPLSRQLRALEDRLGFALFHRHSRGLALTAEGERVLAAVRPLLDLQERAFTELAQLSAPAPVRDLGLTTAVEQGVFSALEEELRAGAEASLRLVRAPSPRLLRDVLRGRLDAAVVALPLEIPALPEGFSVTPLGHAEALLAVLPESWPVCRGLREGRALSLRELSGLPLFWFRREENPVWFDHALGAFRLAGFAPRLLEEAPEHDVLLARIARGEAMGLFPASFAAIRREGVRFAPLEEGPLLTLRLGLVADARALGQGAPGEAVFRCLGRGENPSPPAS, encoded by the coding sequence ATGACAGCGCCCGACAGCCCCTCACAGCGGCCGCCCCTCACGCCGCGCGAATTTCACTGGCTCTGGTATTTCGCGGTCATCGCCGAGGAGCGCAGCCTGCGCCGCGCCGCCGAACGGCTCTTTCTGTCCGAGCCGCCCCTGAGCCGCCAGTTGCGCGCTCTCGAAGACCGGCTGGGCTTCGCCCTCTTCCACCGCCATTCGCGCGGCCTTGCGCTCACGGCGGAAGGCGAGCGCGTGCTCGCGGCCGTGCGGCCCCTGCTCGACCTTCAGGAACGCGCCTTTACGGAGCTGGCGCAGCTTTCCGCCCCGGCGCCCGTGAGGGACCTCGGCCTCACCACGGCCGTGGAGCAGGGCGTCTTTTCCGCGCTGGAAGAGGAACTGCGGGCCGGCGCGGAGGCGTCCCTGCGCCTTGTGCGCGCGCCCTCGCCGCGCCTTCTCCGCGATGTGCTGCGCGGCCGGCTGGACGCGGCCGTGGTGGCCCTGCCGCTGGAAATCCCGGCGCTCCCCGAGGGCTTTTCCGTGACGCCGCTCGGCCATGCGGAAGCGCTCCTCGCGGTGCTGCCCGAAAGCTGGCCTGTGTGCCGCGGCCTCAGGGAAGGCCGCGCCCTGAGCCTGCGGGAGCTTTCCGGCCTGCCGCTCTTCTGGTTCCGCCGGGAGGAAAATCCCGTCTGGTTCGACCATGCACTCGGCGCGTTCCGGCTGGCCGGCTTCGCGCCGCGCCTCCTCGAGGAGGCGCCGGAGCATGATGTGCTGCTCGCGCGCATCGCCCGTGGCGAGGCCATGGGGCTTTTCCCCGCGTCCTTTGCGGCCATCCGGCGCGAGGGCGTGCGCTTTGCGCCCCTCGAAGAGGGGCCGCTGCTCACCTTGCGGCTCGGCCTTGTGGCCGACGCCCGCGCCCTTGGGCAGGGCGCCCCGGGCGAAGCCGTGTTCCGCTGCCTCGGCCGTGGGGAAAATCCCTCGCCCCCGGCTTCCTGA